In Biomphalaria glabrata chromosome 8, xgBioGlab47.1, whole genome shotgun sequence, the genomic window GAAAAATGCATTCTTTCTAAATATTCAGGCTCAAAGACAATTCCTTACTAGGTCTGTTAGCTAGATAGTCTGGTGCCAGTTTGAGTCATCACTTGGGTGTCCCCTTGTTTGTGTTTATATGTAAAtacttatataaatatgtatatatatatatatataattttctcatccaaaacaaaaatttatgcatattcctaaaactaaaaaatgtattgtagTGTCTTAGGATATTGTACAAAGTATGTGTACTTTtacattgttatatttttttacaggtGCTTATTTTAAAGATGACTGTCCTGCAGAAAAAATGATCCCGATATATTTAATTGTTGCTGGGTGTTTTGGTTGTGCCAAAAATATAGTGAGCCTAATTCAAAGAGCCCGCAAAACTGAAGCGGAGAGGGAAGAAGACCAAAAGAATGTCAATCCAATTGAGACTTTTGTTAGCTGCTTTTTATTTGCTTGGTTTATTACTGGTAAGTCATAACTAATTGATAGATTGTAATTggtgatttttttataaaaaaaaggacacaaatggatttcattagacatttcctgaaataaaaacgtgtttgttttttctcttctttatttaaatctatttaattTTCACAAGGACTTACATCCAGATCATGATGAAGCTTTTAGAATTCCATTTATTGCTAGGATTGTCATTTGTCAATAGAAAATTGATAAACTATTTGGattaataattaaaactatttggatttataattttaagaCAGTTTTTACACTTCTAAAATTGAATTCATTGCTGAGATCATAAATCTAtgtaaaaaatctttaaaaaaataaaaaattaaaaaaaaaattaaaacatgtcAACAGTCAGTGCCCATGAATTATTTCTCAAGAGATGAACAAAACAATAGATTAAGGCAGTGGTCACAAAATAgccaaatatattaaaaaacaaatatttgaaatttttaaatagagcctttttttgtttaacttaaGCCTTGCTTTAGATGAGACATTTTTATGGAAATAATTAGGATTAATAAATAcactcaaactttttttgtggaaaataTGCCATTAACCTGTTTAATTTTAAccatacattaaataaaatttggtATAATACTTAtttagatattattttaaaaaatataacacatTAAATTATGTAGAGCTAAAAGGtttccttgaaaaaaaataaattctctgCTAATGTGATTGATGGTCTTGCATTTCCTTGAAAAGGAAGAGTAAGCCAAGTTTGTATGTAGTTGTCTTTGATAAACAAATTTCTTAAATTACTCTTGcttgaaaatgatttttttcacaTAAATATGTAGACCCTAATATGAAAAGAACAGCAAGTGCTAGTTTCTTCAATTGATCATATGAGTCAGGAATACTAATCTAAAAACTCTTAAGTCAGCGCAAAGACGCTCACATTTTGGGATCCATATTCATCTATCTGAGTTGCGCTACAGCACATAGGGGGCtgtggcctgcttcaacacatccttccattcagatctcctCATACCCAAACTCTAAGTTGTTGTAGATCTTCCTGTATGTCATCAGTTCATTGTATTCATGGTCTGCATTTGGGTTGCCTGCCTTTTGCTTTTACTATtttttgctcctctgttctctgactttctttcaaggtgacctgcccagcaagtctgttttttttttcagttactaTAGGTGGTTCTGCATACAATTGAAGTAAGGAAGTAACTAGCTTTTTAAATGCTCTTGAATTCTGCTTTTAACTATATTGATACATGAAATATTTGCGGAAGGTCAAAGAAAGAAGATATAAACTACAGcctaaacttttttcttttaagttggTATGATACGATGTAAATTTTACCTACTTGATCCGTGTTTATAGGCAAATAACATCTAAATGGACACttgtaggatgtaattatcttctttttgaaagAATGTATGTAatttattagataagataagaaatgtcCTTGTGtcccttataaaaaaaaaataattttattattatttcactcAACCAAATTTTAATTCCTTTTGTATTCAGGCTGTGTGTATATTTACCGTATCAAAGATGAAGTCCAGTTTGAACATCCAAACAACGAATACTATTGTGATGAGAGACTATACTTATTTGCATTTTGGATCACAACGGCTGTGTACATCATAATAGGGGCTTCTTGCTTCTGTGTGTGTTGTGTTGGTTGTTGGGCTTCTCTTTGTGGAGACTAATTAGAATCTTAGGCTCAGCTTCAAATAgtattttcacttattaaaaCAAACTACCaaatttagttgtttgtttattttaggatcCCTGCTTTTCACTGGAGATATTTATAGTCATTacagttttatctttttattaaaatatgccATACTGGtacttttcaaaatatatatgtatatatattaacatttttaagacatttaaaatagtaaatgtattaaaaaaaaaaactataacaaaAGCTAAGCTTAATTGAAACAATGTATGGTAATGACAGGatgaaaatttttattttctccctaattctttataaaaattaaaataatgattaaCTTTTTAGTTGTAAAAGGCCATCCAATGATaatcttatttcttttttttttttcattcctttATGTTAAATGAAAATGCAAGTTTATGTctgtatcattattttttaacctgaaaaaaaaataatttaggcAGAATAATCTGGGGTTTATGGAAATTCATAATACCAGTATTTCATATTTGAggtagaattatttttaaagataaaaataataataatagaaatatacCTGTGTTATGATTGAAGACATTTGTCTTTGCGCCTGTGTATTACACATGATAATATATTATtagaaaagcaaacaaaatatatgttcCTGCCACAATTGTACTCAAACATTACATGTGACATTTAGCATCAGAAAGTTGAATTGACTATTTCTGTCACAGTAAAGGGAAGGGGTGATGATGGGCACCATGTTGGCCTTCCCTGTTTAACGTTTTAATAGCTTTGTGTGGATTGCTTTAAAGGATGTTTaaggggagagggagagaatcTTTGGTTAACCttgtatatatactttttttttcctattatgCTCCACTATTTAAAAGTGAATCATAGACTTCCTTGGTTATGAACTGACCTATACTGTtgcattttgttgtttgttttttaagtgcCATGTACTTTTTAACCATTAATCTTAGAaacatgatctttacatcatctgacttgtagattgcaaggtctgaaatgggtactttactttactattgtTAAGCTAGGTAATTATGtgggaggttgtttttttttgttgtttttctttttagccATGTTCGTTTTGAAATATTAGGATAGTGATTTGGTTGctaggatattttttttattaatgctaCCTTTATGGAGTAAGTAAATAAATGACTATACCTTTCTATGCTAAACAAATGCTATATTGATGGCTACCTGATCGTGTGTTATGCACTCTAAACTGTCATCTCGATGGTCCTGTGTTCGACTCTGACTGCCcccatcctgcgggaggttcgggCTAGATTGTATTAATCTTCATTTTTGATGGAAGATCCGAAAGATGTAAAACAAAATGCTGTCTTTATtaactatttataaattattgtgGTATTATGTTATGATATTGCAAAagtaaattatttctttattatttaattcattattaaaaCTCAGTTACTTTAGTACAGTGTTTCCCAATCTGTGTTCCACAGAACCCTAGTGTTTGGCGAGCCCTGAATAGGTTTTCCACGGACTACTTGAATGattaactaataataataatctctttaaaaaaataagcaaaatgttccgctaaatactcagcatatgcaaagtgttccgtcaAGAAAAAagcttgggaaacactgcttaaGTCATTCCTATGACTAAAACTCCATGTAAAAAAGtatccttttgtttttattgagtgATTTGCAAATGCTTCAGAACTTAGATCCTATTATCCTATAAATTACAgatattacttcaaaagagaaaataatttcTCCATTCGCATATTCCTGTggcaatctagtcatgcatgtcaataAGTGACTTTCAATCTGCGAAGTCATTGGTTTCCCTCgctgatttcattatttttgtaggcctaatgaagaaaaaaaaaaaaagaaacactatATAAGGGATTTTGTCacccttaaaaataaaatgaatttagCTGACATCTGACGAAAACATATGTGTTATGCAATGCTCATTATTTGGTGCTTTTTGACTGATTTACACTTCTATAAATATTTGACTTCTAACGACTTTTAGTTTggtatttaaaaatttgatttttttgtttgtttgttttttggaaCTTGTAACATACTTTGAACTGTATTGTGCAtttgttaaactttttttttttttgcatgctttaaactaaaaatttatttttatgtctaAGTTTGTTTATCTAATAGAATTTATGAATAACTATTCAACAACAATTGCTTTTCAAAAAGCTAATGACTTGAAGTTGTctgtaaaattgtttttatatttaaacatatAATCTTTTCTAACTAATCTTATATTGCTCAAAACTATATTCTTTTTAGCCATTTTAAGGTTGGCTTTGTTTCTTCTAAAAAGATTTTTGAATACACATTACAGTATGTTGCTATGCCAAACTTTAATAATGTGTGTGACCTAATGACTACCTTTGTACCAGTATGTCATAATAATCTTCTATAAATGATAAGTACTGTACTAGCCCACAATTGTATGAGATAATATCTCGCTATATTAAAAGAAGATAGTTATTGGTATAAAATTAAACCAATAAAAATTTTCTAATGTACATTGTAAACTGTGTAATgttaataatttctttttgtctgtAGATCATCTCAATTTTGTATCAATTTCTCCTTATAAATCAAATTTGTATAACACTAATATTACTTCTATTAATATGAAGCTCCCATAACTCCtaacagtaattttttttttcatttatgggCAAAGTTTGAACCAAAGACTCATATATACTacatctagactggacatggagattttttaacactactaaaaatgtcgtgaaaatttttttaaaagttgaaacaaggcgttgttttgtaaagtagtaataagaagtaaagttgtttttttttttttcaaccctaacccatgtaacataaaatttaatttttagatctagatctaaaaattgaacatcaaaaataagagtactcttgtctcataattattattttgcaattcttagatacataatctagaaagatctaggaaatcaatctatttaaatgtacataagatgattaaaatcaacagacatgaattatttcgatctaggatttttaaaacattatctcattggaaactaacaAGAAAtagctttgtttcatatattggcgtgaatatataattatgtgattaatagcctattctaaagaaaatctgagaaatgattttgcattttttctaaactttgaaaactaaagatctaagacagaaaagattgattggggcgacttccattagagcttgaaaaagagttatgtacataaaaatctatatatataggtctccGAATCGATCAATCACGGATAAGAATCAGTTTCCggtttctagtctagatataatatatttgtcTATGGTTTGAATCATGAAaaccttaaaataaaaatgttagaaaCAGAATTTCCTCTTTTTTGTTCACTTGtgacttaattttgtattttttttaaatctttatattCTATTCTATGGggaaaagataattaaaattggGTTTAAACATTTCCTTCTTTAAGATATTTTCCAAAAGCTAACTTTTGTGTTTTTATGGTTTCTGTGCAGTTCCCCAACATATAAATCAATAGAAgtgtgttttattttacgtgCTTTAATACAGTTTGTGTTAATGATTAATactgtcattgtgatgtactttgAGAAGGATTCAGAATCAATTTTTGTGCTCCACTTCCTTTCTAAATGATTCAGACTTTTTTCACAAAACTTCAAGGGCCTATTCTAGTGATTTCCTTGACTGCAACCAGCTTTTGACAAAAGTGATTTAGTCTTCTTTAGCAATTATGACACTGTTCAAACTGTAAGAGCTACATAAATAGCCTTTGTAAATAAGTtcctttttacatttttaaaaatgtattgatttaaaaaaaa contains:
- the LOC106076248 gene encoding transmembrane protein 272-like isoform X2, with the translated sequence MSITVITLRNDDVESPPQYSERDNVRLSGDGLPNYTQAISNDPPPPSYDSLYGRVKAAKGESTGLLHFLKLFLIIILSSVLVTILIGIFMSVPISMIVMGAYFKDDCPAEKMIPIYLIVAGCFGCAKNIVSLIQRARKTEAEREEDQKNVNPIETFVSCFLFAWFITGCVYIYRIKDEVQFEHPNNEYYCDERLYLFAFWITTAVYIIIGASCFCVCCVGCWASLCGD
- the LOC106076248 gene encoding transmembrane protein 272-like isoform X1, giving the protein MASIDSTRNAKESSRNDDVESPPQYSERDNVRLSGDGLPNYTQAISNDPPPPSYDSLYGRVKAAKGESTGLLHFLKLFLIIILSSVLVTILIGIFMSVPISMIVMGAYFKDDCPAEKMIPIYLIVAGCFGCAKNIVSLIQRARKTEAEREEDQKNVNPIETFVSCFLFAWFITGCVYIYRIKDEVQFEHPNNEYYCDERLYLFAFWITTAVYIIIGASCFCVCCVGCWASLCGD